A window of Castanea sativa cultivar Marrone di Chiusa Pesio chromosome 1, ASM4071231v1 contains these coding sequences:
- the LOC142634344 gene encoding uncharacterized protein LOC142634344 — protein sequence MEMESVCSNAVVSEGFLCSVMEAVLLQTAKSLAFFLLMMGILPNGMDFFPGEPDTFGGFPISELRSAKATVSENIDSSETEDDEDDDDDDEDDDDDDDDDDDEGDEDTESDDDSEDKGDPEDEPGANGDGGSEEDDDDGDDDDEDEDDNDDDDGGEEDAEEEEEEEIPQPPAKKRK from the exons atggagatggagagtGTCTGCTCAAACGCTGTCGTTTCTGAGGGCTTTCTTTGCTCTGTCATGGAGGCTGTGCTGCTTCAGACGGCCAAGTCTCTTGCTTTTTTTCTCTTGATG ATGGGAATTTTGCCAAATGGAATGGATTTCTTCCCAGGAGAGCCAGACACATTTGGAGG GTTTCCAATCTCTGAGCTTCGTTCAGCGAAAGCAACTGTTTCAGAGAACATAGATTCCAGTGAAACAGAGGATGATGAAGACGACGATGACGATGacgaggatgatgatgatgatgacgacgatgaCGATGATGAAGGCGATGAGGATACTGAATCTGATGATGATAGTGAGGATAAAGGGGACCCCGAAGATGAGCCTGGGGCCAATGGTGATGGCGGAAGTGAAGAAGATgacgatgatggtgatgatgatgacgaggaCGAGGACGACAACGACGATGATGACGGTGGAGAAGAAGATGcggaggaggaagaggaagaagagataCCTCAGCCTCCTGCAAAGAAGAGGAAATGA
- the LOC142622465 gene encoding uncharacterized protein LOC142622465: MSQQKPSTIWLSIRSITEHRKNPHKLRNIRWKPPDVHHFKKNFDGTVFAETGEAGIGVVIRNNLGHIKAAVSEKICAPSSVAVLEMLAARRAAASTREIGVENCILEGDSQIVINALQARDVTYSEYGHLLQNTLSHLNSLEN, translated from the coding sequence ATGTCCCAGCAGAAGCCCAGCACTATCTGGTTGAGTATAAGAAGTATAACAGAACACCGGAAAAACCCCCACAAGCTCAGGAACATTAGGTGGAAGCCGCCGGATGTAcatcacttcaaaaaaaatttcgatGGGACTGTATTTGCAGAAACAGGTGAGGCAGGAATTGGGGTGGTAATCAGGAACAATTTGGGTCACATCAAAGCTGCAGTCTCTGAAAAAATCTGTGCCCCTTCATCGGTTGCTGTTCTGGAAATGCTTGCAGCTAGGCGAGCAGCTGCCTCCACAAGAGAGATTGGTGTAGAAAACTGCATCCTGGAAGGGGACTCACAAATTGTTATCAATGCCCTGCAAGCTAGAGATGTGACTTACTCAGAGTATGGTCACCTACTACAAAACACTTTGTCTCATTTAAATTCTTTAGAGAATTGA